The Hordeum vulgare subsp. vulgare chromosome 4H, MorexV3_pseudomolecules_assembly, whole genome shotgun sequence genomic interval AGGTTGTTGTAAGACACATTGAAAGAGTTGAGATTGGCAAGGCTGCTCAGGGACTCTGGAATCCCTCCCGTGAGGTTGTTCTCAGATACGTCGAGCAAGGACAGCCTTGAGAGGTTCCCGGTCGCCGCCGGAATTTCCCCGTCAAGAACATTTCTCCTCAGGGACAGCTCGGTTAGGTTCTTGAGCCCGTCAATGGCATCAGGAATGTGACCTCCAATGCCATTGCCATCCAGCTTGATCTGTACTAACGAGGTAACGTTGCAGAGTGAGACAGGGAGGCTACCACCTAACAGATTGTCAGAAAGGTCCAGATATTGGAGCCTTGAGAGGTTCCCAATTCCATCGGGGATGCTCCCACTGATCAAATTGTGGCTTAGAGACAGGTCACGGAGCATCCGGAGATTGCCAATGGTGGATGGCATCTCGCCGCTGAGATTGTTATTGTTGAGGCTAAAGGATTCAAGGAAACGGAGAGAAGTGAGACTGGCCGGCACAGCACCAGAGAGGTTGTTGTACGCGAGGCTGAGCCTATAGAGCCTGGTTGCATTGGCGAGAGAGGAAGGGATGGTCCCCGAGAGCGAGTTGCCGCTGAGGTCGAGCGTCTGGAGGAACGCGCACCCGCCGAGCGTCGGCGGCACGGCTCCGGCGAACCGGTTGTTGAAGAGGTAGAGGCCACGGAGGTCGCGCAGGAATCCGATGGCGGCCGGCACCTGGCCGCCGAGCGCGTTGTCGTGGAAGCTGAGCTTGCGCAGCGCGGTGAGCTGGCCGACCTTGTCGGAGAGCGCGCCGGCGAGGCCCTTGAACGGCAGCTGCAGCGCGACGACCTTGCCGCGCGCGCACTTGACGCCGGCCCACTCCCCGGAGCAGGCGCCGAGGCCCGTGCCGTTCCACCCGCTCAGGAACCCCCGCGGGTCGACCAGCGCCTGCCGGATGGCCTGCAGCCCCTGCAGGTCCGCCTGCGCGATCACCACGCCGTCGGACGCCTGGCCGCGAGCCGGCGACGCCGAGTGCAGCAGGAGGACCAGCAGTGACAGCGCGAGCGTGACACCACTATTGCTCCTCCACACACCCATTGGTGCCATACTACGTAACGGCTAGCCAAGCTCTACCGCTACCACCGCTAGCTCCAGGATCTAAACCCAATGCGACGCGTGATGCAATGCAATTGCGATGTATGTATCCTCGTACCTAGCTCGCTAGCTAGCTAGGCGCTGTTTTTGACGAGCTCTTGGTGGGTTTCTGCTGTGGGAAAAGCAATAGTGCTGGAGTCTATATATGCAAAGCGGCGGCCGGTGAGAGGAAAAAAGGAGAGGAGGGAATATAATTAACCGAAGGGATTCAACCATCCCAGATGCGATGCGTCTAACCAACGGCTAGCTCGTCATGCTCCTGCGACCAAGAGTAGTAATTTAAAACAGCTCGTACTCCTACGGCTACGTTGAAGGGCAGACCGGCGCTACGGTGCAGGGCCGGAAAGAATCCAATCTTTATCCCATTCAGTGCAGCAGCAGGGCCCGCCGTACGTCCTGCCTGCGACGCCAACGGCTATCTCTTCCGGTCTTCACTCCCCGCCCCCGGCAGCAGCAGCGATCACGTGCGCCGGGGGTTTTAATACTCGCGCCATCGTGAGCAGCGAGTGAATTTATTGGCAGTAAAGAGCGAGGGATTTGGGAGGGGCAGACAGCCGCATCTGCGAACGGGGAAGGGGCACTCGGGGTGTCGGCCGGCGACGCGCCGCTGGACGTGGATCCCCACGGCCGTCATGGCCCGCCGCGTCAGCGGCTGCACGGgacggcgggggcgggggcgggagcGGGAGACACCATCATTTTATTCATTTCGTGCCCGGGGAGATTTTGCTGGATCTTTGCGCCCAGGCTTTGTCAACTGCTGCTGGCGATGCACCAAGCCACATGCTGGACCATCATGTGGTACACTCGCTACTGGAGGAATGTGCGCAGCACGAGCACGGCTCAGGAGGAGGCCATGGCCGTGGGGTTGGTGCCCGGTGTCCCCATGGCCATCCTTCACTTCACTGTGTGCCTTTGACCCTGCCGGTGCTTTCCAACGGCCAGGTGCTGATACCTATGCATGCAACCGGCGGGTTCAAAAGATGTGTAGAAAGGGTGACTGAGAGCGGCACCTCACTGCAGTTGCAGTGCAGAGGGACTGGATCTGGCTCTGGGCAGAAACGGAAAAGGGAGAATGATAGGACAAGCAAGTCACATCCCCCTGTCCGATGGGAACGGAGGAGCTGGACGAGATTCGTTCTAATTCTAGTAGGACTAGGATGTTATTAGTCACCATCTATCTTCTGAAATGGCCATGGCCGTTAGCCACTATCACAGGTTTACTACTCCAAAGAATATCACAGCCTAGTGTTGGGCAAGCATGATTAACCAATGGCTACTAAGGCCCTGTTTCTTTTAAAAGTCCTAAggcttttttagtcccaactaaaaagttcctagtccctacccgtttctttTCAGGGACTAAACAAGGACTAgatgtcattaaatgacatgtaaaaagatcatgttacccctagtaatgtattaaaagttattaaatgacatgctaaaagtagaggCATTAttggaaaaagtgtcaaaaaaagtttcaaaaagtCCCTCCCATAGGTACTTCTTCATTTAGTCCCAAATAccaccttttagtccctaaaagtccctcctgtttctttcacgtgggactaaaagggacttttttagtccctacagcaAAAAGTCCCTGTAAAGAAACACCCCCTAAAGTTCTTATTGTGCTCAGTAGCCTGACAGCTCCTGGGTCAAATGAGGAACTAACACGAATTACGAGTGATATGATCCATCCGAAGAAAAggtaaccctagccgcccccttccgcccccccccccctaaccccctcccgtcgcccccgtgGGCGATCAGGgggtaaccctagccgccgccggtcCTTCCTCGCTCCTCCTTCATCCTCGCCGCCGTCAGCAGCGCCGCCCGGCGAAGCCTAGCCGGTAGGGACGGCGGCGGGGATCCTCTCCCCTTCACGCGACATGGCTGGCGCGGGACGACCGTTCGTGAGGAGGCGCCGGACTAGCGTGCGGTGCGGCGGCGCTACATGTGGATCCTAGCGGCGGCGTGAAGAGCATGTCGACGACTGGGTTCGTTCTTGCGGCGCGGTGTGGCGGCTGCGGGAGGGGCAAGACATGGTGGTCGCGTGCGACGTCGAGTTCGGTTCAGATCCTTCTGGATCCGGCGTCCGGACGCCGTCGGCCAGCGCAAGGTGGTGGTACTCGTCACTGTTCAGATTGGATCTTCATAGAACCAGATACCCGCGGTGTGCTTCTCTCCTGCggtttcctggcgttgccggcgtGGCCACGGATGAAGCTGGTGGAGGATATTCAGATAAGGGGAAACCCATTGGTCAGGCCTGGCCGgcccgccgacgacgacgctcaagggcgtCGTTGTTCTTCCTAGAGACGTCGGTCTACGTCTGCTCCTTCACTTCCTACCTCactgcctctcgggtgaaaaccctaactccggtgggcaacggcggcgtccttgacgtcgtgaccttcctgaaggtgtcgctttgagggctgagtggtggtgggcactatgtgggtcctggacggttgctggtggtgggcactgcttcggaggaaaccctaagatctgacttttcagatcggacgatggcggtactgcggtgccgtttctctcttgggagcatcgtttgtagaGCATCGCTGGATGACAGAGGCAGGAGATGAAGCGGCTTCGTCTGGCCCGAAGATTTGGTGGAACTATCAAgtgatgcctggccgacaggtgctacgctgagtcatgcctggttggtaggtgctacgcacgacagttctTCCAAAATCTTCGTGTCTGAACgaatgagcgcagggcggtggcgtTGTTTGGCGTCGTGGTGGCCTCGATCATCTTGCACGGAGCTTTCgatggagatgtcaagtcatgcctggtcgACAGGTGCTACGTTGTGTCATGCctggtcggcaggtgctacgcacgacagatcttctaGAATCTTTGCGTCTGGACTGACGAGCCGTGGTGGCGCCGGCGGATGgacggactggcaaggatgatacaGATCTCTCTTCTGAAGATGGGTCAACGGCCTGATGATGATGACGTcgtctaaaacgtgtgcatgtggtgtacggtttaggtctgctgcaccggctgtgggttttgatacgttatgtggatgtatCGGTGACGGCACCGATTTTAGATATGAAGAGTGAGAGCACTTCACATTATCgagttttgtaggtgtgagtggtggcttcgggtggtttgatgtatgttcttgtaagacctatgttgaataattaataaaatgatagtatgcatcgattgatgtagAAGCCGGGGGTttgaacctccttttccaaaaaaaaaaaaatgatCCATCCGAAAGCAAGAGAAATGAAGGTCCGGCTACAACGCAGAGGGAGAACACTAGCTGATTAGGTGAGCATTCCAGTAGATCTTTGATAGTAGCTTCAAGAATAAAAGTATGCGATTATGTATTGTGGATCAAAATctgaattcatcatctatatcagACAAGCTATCTGGGGGGTCATACACAATCATATCAGGGAAAAGTTCCAGAAATTCTTGTTTTATCTTCTCCCTCAGCTCCGGATACGGGATCAGGCCTTTCAGTATAACCCGGAATGGCAAGGAGAGAGGTGGCTCCGGGGAGCTCCTCATGTCCTCGTAGAATTCCATTGCCAGGTCAATCAAGCCGGCATCGCAGAAGACTCGCACGATATCACCATAGGTGTGCTGATCAAACATCACTCCTTCAGACTTCAGATCTGCCCAGACCTGCCTTGTCTCGTCAACCTTCTTGTTCCTAGCTAGCATATGCAGCATGTCTCGGTAAAAGTACATATCCGGCCGATACCAGATCTCTTTCCGCACAACGCCATATATCTGCAAAACACAAATATGCTTAATCTTACACAAGCCTACGGAAATTCAAATATAAATTATTTCTACACTGATCTGCTCTAGGTTGCAGGTACATCCACTTACTAACCAATGTAATAATGAGACAAGACCATGTCTCACAAATGCGCATGGCACTTctcgcaatagaaatgcatgctgCGCAATTAAAATAGCTCAGCATGTCGAAATCAAAAAAGAGGCTAAGCTTCTCTGTGATTGAGAAATTAGGATctgaatagataatataataattCTATTTCCAAGGGATCAAATATGCATTTTATGATTTTATCATCTATCAGTAAAACTGAGCACCATCGTGCACGGGCCTTTAAGTAAATAATAGTCTTCAAGCCTATTCAGCAGCAGACTCACGTCAAACTTCCCAGTTATTGAACTATAAAAAGAACAGTGGAGACGTGGAGTCCCACAAACATACCAAGGGCAATATCTTGTGCCTCCTGAGGTTCTTCAGCAGTAGCTTGGTTGACTTGGCCACGCCTTGTCTGTCCTGGTGAGCAAGCTGCATTCCTTGGTGTGTGTGTAGTAAGTATGCCCCATCCTAGTCCCGGCTGTGGCATTCTGTTTGCAAGCCCAAATTGAACTTCAACGGCGTGAGTCCTGTTGTTGTGGTCGCCACTAGCAATGTGCCTCTAGCACACCACACCCCTGTAGTGTTGGAGTGATGACCTCCCGCTTTAGCTCTAGGAGACTGAGCGTTGTTGTTGGACCTTGGTTATCTAATGTTCCAAATTTAGTAGCTTGGATGCTATTTGGTCTTCTGTTGGGCACCCCATGGTGACCCTGCTTCGGTGCTCCCTTGAAGGATGACCTTGTTAATGAGGTGTTGGAAGGTAGGGAAATCGCGGGAGATCAATCTTTCCTTTAGCCCGGGATCCATCCCCTTCAAGAATCTTGTCTTCCTATCTCTCTCAGTTGCAATTAGAGCTCTCCCATAGCGAACCAGTTAGTAAAGCAGCTCACATACTCCGATACAGACATCTTGTCCCTGGGTTACAGCCTGAAACTCATCCCGCTTTAGATCCAGGATGCACACAGGGAACTAAGTCGTATGCAAGGCACTGGC includes:
- the LOC123448872 gene encoding pentatricopeptide repeat-containing protein At1g62350 isoform X1, with the protein product MLSRLLPRGHHRRLLQTLQPAAAAAGELHQRLCSTAAASSPSLSIWRRKKEMGKEGLMAVAQLKRLAALPPAGGHQRLVEYMKLHVSRLLRTDLLAVLAELLRQDHVLLSMKIYGVVRKEIWYRPDMYFYRDMLHMLARNKKVDETRQVWADLKSEGVMFDQHTYGDIVRVFCDAGLIDLAMEFYEDMRSSPEPPLSLPFRVILKGLIPYPELREKIKQEFLELFPDMIVYDPPDSLSDIDDEFRF
- the LOC123448872 gene encoding pentatricopeptide repeat-containing protein At1g62350 isoform X2; the encoded protein is MQLAHQDRQGVAKSTKLLLKNLRRHKILPLIYGVVRKEIWYRPDMYFYRDMLHMLARNKKVDETRQVWADLKSEGVMFDQHTYGDIVRVFCDAGLIDLAMEFYEDMRSSPEPPLSLPFRVILKGLIPYPELREKIKQEFLELFPDMIVYDPPDSLSDIDDEFRF